Proteins found in one Clostridium kluyveri DSM 555 genomic segment:
- a CDS encoding cell wall-binding repeat-containing protein: MIRKRKQILTLILASVISSTLCYKVNAAYPTRKRLAGEDRYITSLKVAQDGWDSSYYAVLACGEDYPDALSSVPLAKKYDAPILLTHRTYIDSSIVEELKSLKVGKVFIIGGTASISDTILNQLNSLDIQTERIGGVDRYDTSVKIAEKFGKVNTLTVATGEDYADAISIGSAAGAMGVPVLLVPKNIMPEGTRNYIEELNTVINSDYNNKQKGQTTNSSNEGEFRNIKVFVVGDNSVVSDNVAREFENTFKDDVTNEQFGYVERITGSDKYERNINVIARFLEKSTGTDVDYDDVDDDDYTKTDYSTKYDLFSLNNIFVASGDGFADALSGAAEAAKNRAPVILSGTSNSNLIKDLILTKIPNYNNDSTNPEYITVLGGEGVLPNSRVREIFGYIIGDKNTSTGDSSITTFQDSKLEKLIRDKVGKPIGTLAYSDLKNITSLNLSNEGITDISGLESCVNLKSLDLSYNQIKDVKPLLKLYDIKDLNLSHNKISDVSYLSNLTSLEQLNLSDNNISDLSHSRENTKDDDDSDYDKTSDSVFKNMTHLAFLDLSNSSVSGSYSYKNSIDSSDLDELEYLIRLTSLNLKGTNVASLTNLKELETLTTLNLSDTSVSNLEPLEELTDLTYLDLSNNSRIDGDDLKPLQYLTKLKYLNLSNNRIDDLTYLKGLKNLNTLYLEDNPILDYTPILSYKNSLYYRDFDISSISGDVTYSKDSTIDGSIKGQINDFEDVYEYGDYDKLRFRVLYRPYDTGAYSDTLKGLKQEMDWLQQEIASGGMSSLELKNVNDDLTSVKNELSDITKKDAMNSEAANLENQLSSSYDAKDMEKIINKINYEYSDYRYDYYRTLVDRCTSDIQNIKAQIQLIGLQGSGYSSTNTIDSLQNMLEEKQKNKDFAEEKINMYDRYRNFFNAVNSVLEQN; the protein is encoded by the coding sequence TTGATTAGGAAAAGAAAACAAATACTGACTTTAATATTAGCCTCTGTAATCAGTTCTACTTTGTGTTATAAAGTAAATGCTGCCTATCCTACCCGAAAGAGGCTGGCAGGGGAAGATAGATATATAACTTCCCTAAAAGTCGCACAGGATGGATGGGATTCGTCCTATTATGCTGTTTTAGCCTGTGGTGAAGATTATCCAGATGCCTTAAGTTCTGTACCACTGGCAAAAAAATATGATGCACCAATACTTTTAACCCACAGAACCTATATAGATTCTTCTATAGTTGAGGAGCTTAAAAGTCTTAAAGTGGGAAAAGTATTTATAATAGGGGGAACGGCTTCTATAAGTGATACTATTTTAAATCAGTTGAATTCTCTTGATATACAAACAGAGAGAATAGGAGGGGTGGACAGATATGATACTTCTGTAAAAATTGCAGAGAAATTTGGAAAGGTAAATACACTTACAGTGGCTACAGGAGAGGATTATGCAGATGCCATATCCATAGGTTCTGCAGCTGGGGCAATGGGAGTTCCGGTGCTCCTGGTACCTAAAAATATTATGCCAGAGGGTACTAGAAATTACATAGAAGAATTAAATACTGTAATAAATTCAGATTATAACAATAAACAAAAAGGGCAGACCACAAACAGCAGCAATGAAGGGGAATTCAGGAATATAAAAGTTTTTGTGGTAGGTGACAACAGTGTAGTAAGTGATAATGTAGCAAGAGAATTTGAAAACACCTTTAAAGATGATGTCACTAATGAACAATTTGGATATGTGGAGAGAATAACAGGTAGTGATAAATATGAGAGAAATATAAATGTAATAGCCAGATTTCTTGAAAAATCTACTGGAACAGATGTGGATTACGACGACGTTGATGACGATGACTATACAAAAACTGACTATTCAACCAAATATGATTTGTTCAGCTTAAATAATATATTTGTGGCCTCGGGAGATGGGTTTGCAGATGCACTGTCAGGAGCAGCAGAAGCAGCTAAAAATAGAGCACCTGTCATACTTTCAGGTACATCAAATTCAAATCTTATAAAAGATCTTATTCTAACTAAAATACCTAATTATAATAACGATAGTACTAACCCTGAATATATTACAGTTTTAGGGGGAGAGGGAGTACTGCCAAACTCCAGGGTAAGGGAGATCTTTGGATATATAATTGGGGATAAAAATACAAGTACGGGAGATTCATCTATCACTACTTTTCAGGATTCCAAACTGGAAAAACTTATAAGGGATAAGGTTGGAAAACCTATTGGAACTCTTGCTTATTCGGATTTAAAGAATATTACATCTTTAAATTTAAGCAATGAAGGTATAACAGATATAAGTGGACTTGAGAGTTGTGTGAATTTAAAGAGTCTGGATTTAAGTTATAACCAGATAAAAGATGTAAAACCTCTTTTGAAGCTGTATGATATTAAAGATCTCAATTTAAGCCATAATAAAATATCAGACGTTTCATATTTGTCCAACCTTACAAGTTTAGAACAATTGAATTTAAGCGATAATAATATAAGTGATCTCAGTCATTCAAGAGAAAATACCAAAGATGATGATGATTCGGATTATGACAAGACAAGTGACAGTGTGTTTAAAAATATGACCCATCTAGCTTTTCTGGATTTAAGCAATTCTAGTGTAAGCGGAAGTTACAGTTATAAAAATTCCATAGATAGTTCCGACTTGGATGAACTGGAATATTTAATAAGGCTTACTTCATTGAATTTAAAAGGTACAAATGTGGCAAGTCTCACTAATTTAAAAGAGCTTGAAACCCTGACCACCTTGAATTTAAGTGATACAAGTGTAAGTAATCTGGAGCCTCTAGAAGAATTAACGGATTTAACTTATCTGGATTTAAGCAATAATAGCAGGATAGACGGGGATGATTTAAAGCCGCTGCAATACCTGACCAAGTTAAAATACTTAAATTTAAGCAATAATAGAATTGACGATTTAACCTATTTAAAGGGGCTAAAGAATTTAAATACATTATATTTGGAGGACAATCCAATACTCGACTATACCCCAATACTTTCTTATAAAAATTCACTTTATTACAGGGATTTTGATATAAGTTCCATAAGTGGAGATGTTACATATTCCAAAGATTCCACTATAGATGGGTCAATAAAAGGTCAAATAAATGATTTTGAAGATGTTTATGAATATGGTGACTACGACAAGCTGAGGTTCAGAGTACTCTATCGTCCTTATGATACAGGAGCCTATAGTGATACACTTAAAGGTCTTAAACAGGAGATGGACTGGCTCCAGCAAGAAATAGCTTCAGGAGGAATGTCTTCTTTGGAACTTAAAAATGTAAATGATGATTTAACCAGTGTTAAAAATGAACTATCGGACATTACCAAAAAGGATGCCATGAATTCAGAAGCGGCAAACTTGGAAAATCAGCTTTCTTCATCTTATGATGCAAAAGACATGGAAAAAATAATCAATAAAATTAACTATGAATATTCAGACTATAGATATGATTATTATAGAACTTTGGTAGATAGATGCACAAGTGACATACAAAATATAAAGGCTCAAATTCAATTGATTGGACTTCAGGGTTCCGGTTACAGCAGCACTAACACCATTGACAGTCTCCAAAATATGCTGGAGGAAAAACAAAAAAATAAAGATTTTGCAGAAGAGAAGATAAATATGTATGATAGATACAGAAATTTTTTCAATGCTGTAAATTCAGTGTTGGAACAAAATTAA
- a CDS encoding cell wall-binding repeat-containing protein — MDNLKPKHVLKSKKIALLVTSLAILGALGTVKVYAAPEVERYSGINRYETAAKVCDAGWDTAAYAVIVNGENYPDALAAAPLAAKYDAPILLTGPDTLNAYTSSEISRLNVKNVFIVGGKGVVSQSVEDSLKSKDIKVTRLSGDDRYETALAVAKKVGKSKEVVLVNGNDFRDGMTIAAIAALKEIPIILTDGAYMPADVKKYLNNTSKMDQVYVVGDANTISDEAISGLSNVKRIGTGNAYNKNVSVIEAFAGEIDTSTLYIASAKDFPDSLGASALAPKTSSPVLFVDSPLDESTSTFLKTHIVNNLKVLGGSGSISYDLETTAKNLPLDIGSTNNFTDTIWQDEKYTPRSTVVVTATDGTKKEVPVEWNLTNINTTKPGIYTFTGTLSGSDKTVYTTLTVKPLPYKIDNLTETASSKASYKLPTTVTAQMTDGTTDEVAVNWDYGTQSGNKPGVYIFNGTVDKYSKKVKLTLTITAGSTKTIKSIANIKATVAKKSDYTRPTMVEALMSDGSTEDVAVTWGNETKYGTGVYTYEGTVSGYSKKVGLMLIVTGEGGTDPNDPDYPDNPDNPDDSKDLGELDAIMQGENYPTTVADPSTGKQVAVTWTEAVSISSQFKDDDYVDGCRVAEFTLYGVIKGNVKVKATIGIMPKIISLNSEITISRADYPNGVNMSDLSDLISAAIIGEDGNRTSKKVHVLLWNPPTIDPTKANIYYVNATISHYSNNPVRITITVTD; from the coding sequence ATGGATAATTTAAAACCTAAGCATGTACTTAAAAGTAAAAAGATAGCTTTGCTTGTCACATCTCTGGCAATTTTAGGTGCTTTAGGAACTGTAAAAGTATATGCAGCACCAGAAGTTGAGAGGTACAGCGGCATAAATAGATATGAAACAGCAGCCAAGGTCTGTGATGCGGGGTGGGATACTGCGGCTTATGCTGTAATAGTAAATGGAGAAAATTATCCTGATGCCCTTGCAGCGGCTCCACTTGCAGCAAAATATGATGCACCTATACTTTTGACCGGGCCAGATACATTGAATGCCTATACATCCTCTGAAATAAGCAGATTGAATGTAAAAAATGTTTTTATAGTGGGAGGAAAAGGCGTAGTATCTCAAAGTGTGGAGGATTCACTAAAGTCAAAAGATATAAAAGTTACAAGACTTTCAGGAGATGACAGATATGAAACAGCCCTGGCAGTAGCTAAAAAAGTAGGTAAGTCTAAGGAAGTAGTTCTTGTAAATGGAAATGATTTTAGAGATGGGATGACCATAGCTGCCATAGCTGCCTTAAAAGAAATACCTATAATATTGACAGATGGAGCGTATATGCCAGCGGATGTTAAAAAATATTTAAATAATACTTCCAAAATGGATCAGGTGTATGTAGTAGGAGATGCAAATACCATAAGTGATGAGGCTATAAGCGGTCTTTCCAATGTGAAAAGAATAGGTACAGGCAATGCCTACAACAAAAATGTAAGTGTCATAGAAGCCTTTGCAGGGGAAATAGATACAAGTACCCTTTACATAGCCTCTGCTAAGGATTTTCCTGATTCTCTTGGGGCATCAGCTCTGGCACCTAAAACTTCATCACCAGTATTATTTGTGGACAGTCCCCTGGATGAGTCTACTTCAACTTTCCTTAAAACACATATAGTAAACAATTTAAAAGTGTTGGGAGGTTCAGGGTCTATAAGTTATGATTTGGAAACCACTGCTAAAAATTTACCTTTGGATATAGGAAGCACAAATAATTTTACAGATACCATATGGCAGGATGAAAAATACACTCCAAGGTCCACTGTTGTGGTAACTGCCACAGACGGCACTAAAAAGGAAGTTCCTGTGGAATGGAATTTAACCAATATAAACACCACAAAACCTGGTATTTATACTTTTACGGGAACTTTAAGCGGTAGTGACAAGACTGTATATACTACTCTTACGGTAAAACCACTTCCCTATAAAATTGATAACTTAACTGAAACTGCAAGTAGTAAAGCAAGTTATAAACTGCCAACTACTGTTACTGCCCAGATGACAGATGGTACTACGGATGAAGTGGCTGTAAACTGGGATTATGGAACACAATCTGGAAACAAGCCGGGAGTTTATATATTTAATGGTACAGTGGATAAGTACAGTAAAAAGGTTAAACTTACTTTGACAATTACTGCAGGTTCTACAAAAACCATAAAGAGTATTGCAAATATAAAGGCAACTGTAGCTAAAAAGTCTGATTATACTCGCCCAACTATGGTAGAAGCTCTAATGAGCGATGGTTCTACTGAGGATGTAGCTGTAACCTGGGGAAATGAAACCAAGTATGGCACTGGAGTATATACCTATGAAGGAACTGTAAGTGGATACAGCAAAAAAGTAGGCCTTATGCTTATAGTTACAGGAGAAGGAGGAACTGATCCAAATGATCCAGATTATCCAGATAATCCTGATAACCCAGATGATTCAAAAGATTTAGGAGAATTAGATGCTATAATGCAAGGGGAAAATTATCCAACTACAGTAGCTGATCCTTCCACAGGAAAACAAGTGGCAGTTACTTGGACAGAAGCTGTTAGTATAAGTTCTCAATTTAAAGATGACGATTATGTAGATGGATGCAGAGTTGCAGAGTTTACTTTATACGGTGTTATCAAGGGCAATGTTAAAGTAAAAGCAACTATAGGAATAATGCCAAAGATTATTTCTCTTAATTCAGAAATAACTATCAGCAGAGCAGATTATCCAAATGGTGTAAATATGTCTGATTTATCAGATTTGATAAGTGCAGCTATAATTGGAGAAGATGGCAACAGGACATCAAAGAAAGTGCATGTTCTTTTGTGGAATCCACCTACTATAGATCCAACTAAAGCCAATATTTATTATGTAAATGCAACTATAAGTCATTACAGTAATAATCCTGTCAGGATTACAATAACAGTAACTGATTAG
- a CDS encoding DUF5050 domain-containing protein, translating into MKKTKMLVITASIVLGLSAAVEAKLPANAIVVGSNVYDISYLTSNISKINDEVMNNLGSIFYVDSNNVTKDIFTGSTLDDSQIVNRVGNTLNYYTSSGTVQKLVADSNNEFDPNGINVGDLSAVINITYKKITVGSQTLYAYTVKVTQVLGLQDAAYFSIDTSSTVPLTQVNTYIGTALTSTPKLTIYDTKQKDIASGSVMGVSLGGDSGTIDVPVSLHYDGSQQIETGNGNSSVNLVNTGFSVVDSDNEWMYYVNTADKNKLYKKSVSGVDNSPISDDKVGYINLLGDWVYYINYTDDSKIYKVRTDGTQKQKVADDMASCLNILSGKIYYINHSDRARIYVIDSQGRRQLCSDSASMLSAGSNNFLYYVNTLDDNKLYKYLLTNSTKSTVSDVSVQFLNVLGDSSVFYTGKNGLLYASSGSYYSNPNGVVAVTNVPTGKGNSTTLKPVNDILTVICAEDDNNIYYKSYVDSGKLYKLDKRSGNGYKIVDDSVEYVNIIGDYIYYTKSGKLYYVPKDSDGTVKGTAVTKPKLTLKISKLGTIDTIRTDDINKVNFPDRVAATMSDNSTAQLVVNWDKTIPKPSKGVYTFKGTILGYGNKVSLNVILDSGVIDINNVTVVNGVGSKDTVTVTKLSQGDIISIYTNYTDTKPIKTATAAANGTAVASGLNLNSNGDYLYITVTRTNKSEGEKSAYMYGPEAPVNFSVDAVNGKITGLKSGMSYKVFLETIDPNTGSLPDVPDSSVEVTVGNNGQAASDGSISVEALKSMTDLKQLRIVATNGNDSAPSAAVEVGKPKLDGVSVDLTNSRILGTTVDMEYSYAYDSVTSPNPSDWTACSTISTPVSMTRSLQVSVRKKANGPYLQSDIATYGLFPAPVVTGITDGGTYSIGSDLTVVWPANVDDSNGKVTYTAVLYNLTDNTTNTSITNVTGNNYSSDLIKLNADKTATTADSIIKTTDITGTGKNYKLVVTAVKETPSGLKGQSQTTINFAVTAGKPQTVDISMVENPGTMKKNASDNWVSVDPTTDALTYYNATPRWTDYPSTSSTAVIQRLELESVRNLSQVDLNTIKVKDWNSAAKVSFAPNTPVTQDGYYKLTVTSQADDNKATTDTIKYFIVDTTRIPVLPKIDGITDNGTYSAGITAGITITEDTTKGESLTIPTLIRDGYVTQLLDTNGDIINPTEPGSAAVTSGAITLKGTYQLDLNTVNVVNGKKDHKTYNFYVDNTATVSDPVASADISVPDNNTVEVNNIPYGSTIKVYSSSGSLLGSATNYSVSGSVSVTISGGIPANETSIYVTRTDSGKQESNRTQYALTLSPSIKSISPTVFNEVDNTGAVKGTVSGTPTDTIAVEIQNGTVNGAVNDIITAKVTVTTGALPTGLTYKAVKLDDTHIGIVIEGTASSSEKTDSISNLVFTIDESAISPTTGGTSADIQTTPVTINFNSAPAAVTNVEAADIGNDNKGSDLQVKFNAASDESTKVGSYRIFVVKHGKTFNLAAANAVSSANYTTVGKTGGNITTTLSATAKDTDGAVIANGTAYDIYVLSVANGTNANLNALSTAKSNFTLTNAPLPVIFSVAGKTTSPATLNDETPDVVVKGVSAGNTVTVYDGSNDIGSGTVAVGSTTITITTSALSVSSHTLTVKATDDGSIINTSTPFVYIVDKTITLPTTDGSSTSSSLVLKAGGTETDWASVAVTSGGTASGTKVASSVSGGNTCTINGIVASDGQTVIFTITDNAGNTKSFTATWNESGSSWDVLTV; encoded by the coding sequence ATGAAGAAAACTAAAATGCTGGTCATAACTGCATCCATAGTACTAGGACTTAGTGCAGCAGTAGAAGCAAAGCTGCCCGCCAATGCCATAGTAGTTGGAAGTAATGTTTATGATATAAGCTACTTGACTAGCAATATCTCAAAAATAAATGATGAGGTAATGAATAATTTAGGTTCTATTTTTTATGTTGATAGTAATAATGTAACTAAAGATATATTTACAGGTTCTACTCTTGATGATTCACAAATAGTAAACAGAGTTGGAAATACATTAAATTATTACACCTCAAGTGGAACTGTTCAAAAATTAGTAGCTGATTCCAACAATGAGTTTGATCCAAATGGAATAAATGTAGGAGATTTATCCGCTGTAATAAATATAACTTATAAAAAGATTACAGTTGGAAGTCAAACCTTATATGCCTATACTGTAAAAGTAACTCAAGTTTTAGGATTGCAGGATGCTGCTTACTTTAGTATAGATACTAGTTCTACGGTTCCTTTGACTCAAGTTAATACTTATATAGGAACAGCTTTAACTAGTACACCCAAATTAACTATATATGATACAAAGCAAAAAGATATAGCCAGTGGGTCAGTAATGGGGGTATCTCTTGGGGGTGACAGTGGTACTATTGATGTACCTGTATCTTTACATTATGATGGCAGTCAACAAATTGAAACAGGAAATGGAAATTCTTCTGTTAATTTGGTGAATACAGGTTTTTCTGTTGTAGATTCAGATAATGAATGGATGTATTATGTTAATACTGCTGATAAAAATAAACTCTATAAAAAAAGTGTATCAGGGGTGGATAATTCACCTATAAGTGATGATAAGGTAGGGTATATAAATTTATTAGGAGATTGGGTATATTATATAAACTATACTGATGATTCAAAAATTTATAAAGTAAGGACAGATGGTACCCAAAAACAAAAAGTAGCTGATGATATGGCTTCCTGTTTAAATATATTATCAGGGAAAATTTACTATATCAATCACAGCGACAGAGCCAGAATATATGTAATAGATTCCCAGGGCAGAAGACAGCTTTGTAGCGATTCAGCTAGTATGTTAAGTGCAGGAAGTAATAATTTTTTATACTATGTAAATACTTTAGATGATAATAAATTATATAAATATCTTCTTACCAACAGCACAAAATCTACAGTTAGTGATGTTTCTGTTCAATTTTTAAATGTTTTAGGGGATAGTTCTGTATTCTATACTGGAAAAAATGGATTATTATATGCATCCAGTGGTTCCTACTATTCAAATCCAAATGGTGTGGTAGCAGTTACAAATGTTCCTACAGGTAAAGGAAACAGCACTACATTAAAACCTGTAAATGACATACTAACTGTTATATGTGCCGAAGATGACAATAATATTTACTATAAAAGTTATGTAGATAGTGGAAAATTATATAAATTAGACAAAAGGTCAGGAAATGGTTATAAAATTGTGGATGATTCAGTTGAGTATGTGAATATTATTGGAGATTATATTTATTACACTAAGAGTGGAAAATTGTATTATGTTCCTAAGGACTCTGATGGTACGGTAAAGGGAACAGCGGTAACAAAACCTAAGTTAACTTTAAAGATAAGTAAACTGGGAACCATAGATACTATTAGAACAGATGATATAAATAAAGTTAATTTTCCAGACAGGGTAGCTGCTACAATGAGTGATAATTCAACAGCACAACTTGTGGTGAACTGGGACAAGACAATACCAAAGCCATCAAAGGGAGTGTATACTTTTAAGGGAACAATTTTAGGCTATGGAAATAAAGTTTCTCTTAATGTAATTTTAGACTCTGGAGTTATAGATATAAACAATGTTACGGTTGTAAATGGAGTTGGAAGTAAGGATACAGTTACAGTAACAAAACTGAGTCAAGGGGATATTATAAGCATATATACAAATTACACAGATACCAAACCAATTAAGACAGCTACTGCTGCGGCTAATGGTACAGCTGTTGCCAGTGGGCTAAATCTGAATTCAAATGGAGACTATTTGTATATTACTGTAACCAGGACAAATAAATCAGAAGGGGAAAAATCAGCTTATATGTATGGGCCGGAAGCTCCAGTGAATTTTTCTGTAGATGCTGTAAATGGAAAAATTACAGGATTGAAATCGGGAATGAGTTACAAGGTATTCTTAGAGACAATTGATCCTAATACTGGCAGTTTACCGGATGTTCCAGATTCCAGTGTAGAAGTAACTGTAGGTAATAATGGACAAGCAGCTTCTGATGGAAGTATATCAGTGGAAGCATTAAAGAGTATGACTGACTTAAAACAGTTAAGGATAGTTGCAACCAATGGAAATGACAGTGCTCCATCTGCGGCAGTGGAAGTAGGAAAGCCTAAATTAGATGGTGTATCGGTAGATTTAACTAACAGCAGAATTTTGGGAACTACTGTAGATATGGAATACAGCTATGCATATGATAGTGTTACTAGTCCAAACCCATCTGATTGGACTGCTTGTTCAACTATAAGTACTCCTGTATCAATGACAAGATCTCTTCAGGTTTCTGTAAGGAAAAAGGCAAATGGACCTTATCTCCAAAGTGATATTGCCACCTATGGATTATTTCCGGCACCAGTGGTTACAGGAATTACAGATGGAGGAACTTATTCAATTGGAAGTGATTTAACTGTAGTTTGGCCAGCTAATGTAGATGATAGTAATGGGAAGGTCACTTATACAGCAGTACTTTATAATTTAACGGATAATACTACTAATACCAGTATCACAAATGTTACAGGTAATAATTATAGTAGTGATTTAATAAAGCTAAATGCTGATAAAACAGCAACAACCGCTGATAGTATTATTAAAACAACAGATATAACAGGAACTGGAAAGAACTACAAGCTTGTAGTAACCGCTGTTAAAGAAACTCCATCAGGTCTAAAAGGACAATCTCAAACCACTATAAACTTTGCCGTTACTGCAGGAAAACCGCAGACTGTGGATATAAGTATGGTTGAAAATCCAGGAACGATGAAAAAGAATGCATCAGATAATTGGGTATCGGTAGATCCAACTACAGATGCATTAACTTACTATAATGCCACACCTAGATGGACTGATTATCCAAGTACTTCAAGTACAGCGGTAATTCAGAGACTTGAATTGGAGTCTGTTAGGAATTTGTCACAAGTAGACTTAAATACTATAAAGGTCAAAGATTGGAATAGCGCAGCCAAAGTTTCTTTTGCACCTAATACCCCTGTTACCCAGGATGGATATTATAAATTAACAGTAACATCCCAGGCAGATGATAACAAAGCAACTACAGATACAATTAAATATTTTATAGTAGATACTACTAGAATTCCAGTTTTACCTAAGATTGATGGAATAACTGATAATGGCACATATAGTGCTGGCATAACAGCTGGAATTACAATAACTGAGGATACAACCAAAGGGGAGAGTTTAACCATACCAACACTTATACGTGATGGATATGTAACACAGCTTTTAGATACGAATGGCGATATTATAAATCCCACAGAACCTGGCAGTGCTGCAGTTACAAGCGGAGCTATAACTTTAAAAGGTACTTATCAATTGGATTTAAATACCGTAAATGTTGTAAATGGTAAAAAGGACCATAAAACTTATAATTTCTATGTGGATAATACAGCAACTGTTTCAGATCCTGTAGCTTCAGCTGATATTTCAGTTCCAGATAACAATACTGTAGAAGTAAATAATATACCATATGGTTCCACAATTAAGGTGTATAGTTCTTCAGGAAGTCTGTTAGGTTCAGCAACTAATTATAGCGTATCAGGTTCTGTATCAGTGACTATATCAGGAGGAATACCAGCTAATGAAACTAGCATTTACGTAACAAGGACTGACAGCGGAAAGCAAGAAAGTAATAGGACCCAATATGCACTGACCTTGTCACCAAGTATAAAATCAATTTCTCCAACAGTATTCAATGAAGTGGATAATACTGGTGCTGTAAAGGGAACCGTGTCAGGAACCCCAACAGATACTATAGCAGTGGAAATACAGAATGGAACGGTAAATGGAGCTGTAAATGATATTATAACAGCTAAGGTAACAGTAACTACTGGAGCTTTGCCAACAGGGTTAACTTATAAGGCAGTAAAATTGGATGATACCCATATTGGAATAGTTATTGAAGGTACTGCAAGTTCAAGTGAAAAGACAGACAGTATAAGTAATTTAGTATTTACTATAGATGAATCAGCAATATCACCAACAACAGGAGGAACTAGTGCAGATATTCAAACAACACCAGTTACTATAAACTTTAATAGTGCTCCAGCAGCTGTAACTAATGTGGAAGCTGCTGACATTGGAAATGATAATAAAGGTAGTGATTTACAAGTTAAGTTTAATGCAGCATCAGATGAATCAACAAAGGTGGGATCTTATAGGATATTTGTAGTAAAACATGGAAAAACATTTAATTTGGCAGCTGCAAATGCTGTATCATCAGCAAACTATACTACTGTTGGAAAGACAGGAGGAAATATAACAACAACATTAAGTGCAACAGCTAAGGATACTGATGGAGCGGTTATTGCAAATGGAACAGCTTATGATATTTATGTTTTAAGTGTAGCAAATGGAACAAATGCTAATTTAAATGCATTATCAACAGCCAAATCTAATTTCACTCTTACTAATGCACCATTACCAGTAATATTTTCAGTAGCAGGCAAAACAACATCACCAGCAACTTTAAATGATGAAACTCCAGATGTAGTGGTCAAAGGTGTATCAGCAGGGAATACGGTAACTGTTTATGATGGCAGTAATGATATAGGAAGTGGAACAGTAGCAGTAGGAAGTACCACAATAACAATTACTACTAGTGCTCTATCAGTAAGTTCACATACACTGACAGTTAAAGCTACAGATGACGGAAGTATAATTAATACTTCAACACCATTTGTATATATTGTTGATAAAACAATCACTCTGCCAACAACTGACGGTTCATCAACATCAAGTTCATTGGTGTTAAAGGCAGGAGGTACTGAAACTGACTGGGCTTCAGTTGCAGTAACTAGTGGTGGTACGGCATCAGGAACAAAAGTGGCTTCTTCTGTATCAGGAGGAAATACTTGTACCATAAATGGAATTGTAGCAAGCGATGGTCAAACAGTAATATTTACTATAACAGATAATGCAGGAAACACTAAGTCATTTACAGCTACTTGGAATGAATCTGGATCATCTTGGGATGTTTTAACTGTTTAA
- a CDS encoding Ig-like domain-containing protein, translated as MIKRIKKYSLIALTLFMFLCLSNGAVLAEDSDTVNLGTRTITDVNKTWTITFNNPIEFDSVAGNVEIRDVTTGNNVPISPVQGDNRSVVIVKAPSEGYTVGHNYLITVNKNIKLESGTPLSKTTTLNFIVASKEDNEYTLSADITVSPIISVFKQITVTSTNLPGASKYKIDENNKLFDIGETMASLISEDTVKVYICDSSGNVLGTADMDVSTTKNNISLKLQ; from the coding sequence TTGATAAAAAGGATTAAAAAATACAGTTTAATAGCATTAACCCTATTTATGTTTTTATGTCTCAGCAATGGGGCTGTTTTAGCAGAGGACAGTGACACTGTAAATCTTGGAACCAGAACAATAACTGATGTAAATAAAACGTGGACAATAACTTTTAATAATCCTATAGAGTTTGACTCTGTAGCTGGCAACGTAGAAATTAGGGATGTCACCACAGGGAATAATGTTCCAATAAGTCCTGTACAGGGAGACAATAGATCTGTTGTTATAGTAAAAGCACCTTCTGAAGGGTATACAGTAGGCCATAATTATCTAATCACTGTAAATAAGAATATAAAACTGGAAAGTGGAACTCCATTATCTAAAACTACCACACTTAATTTCATAGTTGCCTCAAAGGAGGATAATGAGTATACTCTATCTGCAGATATTACTGTGTCACCGATTATCAGTGTATTTAAACAGATAACTGTAACTTCTACAAATTTGCCTGGTGCATCAAAGTATAAGATTGATGAGAACAATAAGTTATTTGATATAGGGGAGACCATGGCTTCATTGATATCAGAAGATACTGTGAAAGTCTATATATGTGATTCTAGTGGAAATGTACTTGGAACAGCTGATATGGATGTTTCCACCACCAAGAACAATATAAGTTTAAAATTACAGTAG